A genomic segment from Methanolobus zinderi encodes:
- a CDS encoding segregation/condensation protein A codes for MNEIIDEMDIGQSVETVTLTGSSLPETIDPAFMETLRGLGVDESLLEFSDDVLNEPVEILMNLAKNGDINPWDIDIVNVTDMFLERIEQMQMTDLRISGRTLLYASILLRMKSTGIVQEEEDEDDLEMLDDELDFYDVEEYPVPKLPIRRRATRPVTLQELILELQKAEKVETRRKDRKVRRKLEEKAAVTTDEVLGIAHEEDILGRVRTLGERLMKDMAEKEFVVLSDLLGDDRSENIMTYVSLLFLATEKKVWLKQKELFGELYVYPFDSMRDTAE; via the coding sequence TTGAACGAGATCATTGATGAGATGGATATCGGACAGTCAGTGGAAACAGTTACTCTGACGGGATCCTCACTTCCTGAGACCATCGACCCTGCTTTCATGGAGACTCTCAGGGGACTTGGTGTGGATGAATCCTTGCTGGAGTTCTCTGATGATGTGCTCAACGAACCCGTGGAGATCCTGATGAACCTTGCAAAGAATGGTGATATCAATCCATGGGATATTGATATAGTAAATGTTACGGATATGTTCCTCGAGCGTATCGAGCAGATGCAGATGACAGACCTTCGTATATCCGGCAGGACACTGCTCTATGCATCGATCCTGTTGCGTATGAAGTCAACCGGGATCGTGCAAGAAGAGGAAGATGAAGACGACCTTGAAATGCTCGATGACGAACTTGATTTTTATGATGTCGAGGAATATCCTGTTCCAAAACTCCCCATTCGACGCCGTGCCACCAGGCCGGTCACCCTCCAGGAGCTTATTCTGGAGCTTCAGAAGGCAGAGAAGGTCGAAACCCGGAGAAAGGACAGGAAGGTACGCCGCAAACTTGAGGAAAAGGCTGCCGTTACCACTGATGAAGTACTCGGCATAGCCCATGAAGAGGATATTCTCGGGCGTGTCAGAACCCTTGGTGAGCGGCTTATGAAAGATATGGCTGAGAAGGAATTTGTGGTCCTTTCGGACCTGCTGGGTGATGACCGTTCAGAGAATATAATGACCTATGTATCACTTCTTTTCCTTGCAACTGAAAAGAAGGTCTGGCTGAAACAGAAGGAATTGTTTGGTGAACTCTACGTGTACCCGTTCGATAGTATGCGGGACACTGCTGAATAA
- the smc gene encoding chromosome segregation protein SMC has product MHIKEIEFINFKSFGKKVKIPFFEGFTTISGPNGSGKSNIIDGILFVLGLSSSRTMRAEKLTDLIYNGDSSKKPDFAQVSIKFDNSDRKMPVASDEISITRKIRETDTGYYSYFYFNGKAVSLTDVHNHLAKAGVTPEGYNVVMQGDVTRIINMTPGERRKIIDEIAGVAEFDNKKDRALNELEIVRERVERVDIIIEEVGQQLEKLKYERDQALKYQSLKEEKMKFEGFVLLSKLKDAKIELGSVEDDIVSKEDVLGKLGQSLEERRKKVEELENALEEMTSTIHKMGEDEQIQIKRDIEEIRGEISRCNDSIELADNEMEDIEARRRKTFVEIDETKGKLEELDSRISEESMRKEGILAEMSERKTERMILQSKISDVDAKFAETRDQVSDLKSKLELAKNEKNELMRQEDRLLDALRRKSAEVRDIESEIEDAKSKAESSDSDTLSVKYDIEKLNEKIDALTKDIDDLERNRAQIKSVIKDLEDELRTYEKDYARLEMRVRASEDHSNYSKAVEMVMNEKKHHGLPGIYGTIAELGSVDQKYSTALEIAAGGRMQAIVVENDEDGARAIDFLKRNRGGRATFLPLNKMDQRRPYKNLSDRQGVIGYALDLIEFDSKFEPAFWYVFRDTLIVDTLSNARRLMGGLRMVTLEGDVVEKSGAMVGGSKHRSSGLSFAASEKDKLVKLAEKVTEFDSRRSTAIKKLDQIESHISQVNREIHEHDKEISKKEMYIEEIAGRGERLSQLIESKNAELAEIEESRKELREEMDSVVSQKEEKTGLAESLEQEISVLEEKLAGSEVPELNRQAEQLDEELRRLDGRVRDIESDINALKLDRDYANSKIEENRELIKTMDEKKSTHKGRVKQLNEKIEELEGALLEKKQRESELAEELRELQQERTRLHDEHLAVKKQFDDTKSKFEEANRQKLALDATKAALEEQVGELSEELQRRGIEESEEVPNYETVRTRIASIEKAMEKLEPVNMRAIDEYAEVELRLEELVTRRDTLATEREQILERITQYEELKKDTFMATFEGINEPFKEIFNELSDGIGELVLDNYEDPFAGGLTLKAQPKEKTLQRLEAMSGGEKSLTALSFVFAIQQYRPAPFYAFDEIDMFLDGANAGRVAQRVKTAVKNAQFIVVSLRKPMIEAAERTIGVTMQENNITSITGVKLR; this is encoded by the coding sequence GTGCATATCAAGGAAATTGAGTTCATCAACTTCAAATCCTTCGGTAAAAAGGTAAAGATCCCGTTCTTTGAAGGCTTTACCACCATCTCCGGACCGAACGGTAGTGGCAAATCCAATATAATTGACGGTATACTTTTTGTGCTGGGGCTCTCCAGCTCCAGGACCATGAGGGCTGAAAAGCTTACGGATCTTATCTATAATGGTGACAGTTCTAAAAAACCGGATTTTGCCCAGGTAAGTATAAAGTTCGATAATTCTGACCGGAAGATGCCGGTAGCCAGTGACGAGATATCCATTACCAGAAAGATACGTGAGACCGATACCGGTTATTACAGTTATTTTTACTTCAACGGCAAGGCTGTGAGCCTGACCGATGTACACAATCATCTGGCAAAAGCTGGTGTGACTCCCGAGGGCTACAATGTTGTGATGCAGGGTGATGTAACCCGTATTATCAATATGACACCCGGAGAAAGGCGTAAGATCATCGATGAGATCGCCGGTGTCGCGGAATTCGATAATAAAAAAGACCGTGCCTTGAACGAACTTGAGATCGTGCGAGAAAGAGTTGAAAGGGTCGATATCATTATCGAAGAGGTCGGTCAGCAACTGGAAAAGCTCAAGTACGAACGTGATCAGGCACTCAAATACCAATCCCTCAAGGAAGAGAAGATGAAGTTCGAGGGTTTTGTCCTGCTCTCAAAGCTCAAGGATGCAAAGATCGAACTTGGCTCGGTTGAAGATGATATTGTCTCAAAGGAAGATGTGCTAGGAAAGCTGGGACAGTCTCTTGAGGAGCGCCGAAAAAAAGTTGAGGAACTGGAGAATGCCCTGGAAGAGATGACATCCACCATCCACAAGATGGGAGAGGACGAACAGATCCAGATCAAGAGGGATATCGAGGAGATCCGTGGTGAGATCTCCCGGTGTAATGACAGTATAGAGCTTGCTGACAACGAGATGGAGGATATCGAAGCCAGGCGAAGGAAGACCTTTGTTGAGATCGATGAGACCAAGGGTAAGCTTGAGGAACTGGACTCTCGCATTTCAGAAGAATCCATGCGCAAGGAAGGTATCCTGGCCGAGATGTCGGAACGCAAGACCGAAAGGATGATCCTGCAGAGCAAGATCTCAGATGTTGATGCCAAATTTGCGGAGACCAGGGACCAGGTTTCCGATCTGAAATCAAAGCTCGAACTTGCCAAGAACGAGAAGAACGAACTGATGCGTCAGGAGGATCGCCTGCTGGATGCCCTTAGGCGCAAGTCTGCCGAGGTCAGGGACATTGAAAGTGAGATCGAGGATGCAAAGTCCAAGGCTGAGTCTTCTGACAGTGACACACTTTCTGTAAAGTATGATATTGAGAAACTGAATGAGAAGATCGATGCTCTCACAAAGGACATTGATGATCTTGAGCGTAACCGCGCCCAGATAAAATCAGTTATCAAGGACCTCGAAGATGAGTTGCGTACCTATGAAAAAGACTATGCACGCCTTGAGATGAGAGTCAGGGCCTCAGAGGATCACAGTAATTATTCAAAGGCAGTCGAGATGGTGATGAATGAGAAAAAGCACCATGGTCTGCCAGGAATCTATGGTACGATCGCAGAGCTTGGAAGTGTGGACCAGAAGTATTCCACTGCTCTTGAGATCGCTGCCGGCGGAAGGATGCAGGCAATTGTCGTTGAGAACGATGAGGATGGAGCCCGTGCAATCGATTTCCTGAAACGCAACCGTGGTGGGAGAGCAACATTTCTTCCTCTGAACAAGATGGACCAGCGCAGGCCGTACAAGAATCTCTCCGACAGGCAGGGTGTGATTGGTTATGCTCTTGATCTCATTGAGTTCGATTCCAAGTTCGAGCCCGCTTTCTGGTATGTGTTCAGGGATACGCTTATTGTTGACACACTCAGTAATGCCCGCCGCCTTATGGGAGGCCTCAGGATGGTAACCCTTGAAGGTGATGTGGTCGAGAAGAGCGGTGCAATGGTGGGAGGTTCCAAACATCGCTCAAGCGGTCTGTCATTTGCAGCTTCCGAGAAGGACAAACTTGTAAAACTTGCTGAAAAGGTAACCGAATTCGACTCAAGACGAAGCACTGCAATAAAGAAACTGGACCAGATCGAGAGCCATATCTCACAGGTTAACCGCGAGATCCACGAACATGACAAGGAGATCTCCAAAAAGGAGATGTATATCGAGGAGATAGCAGGACGGGGTGAACGCCTTTCCCAGCTTATCGAATCAAAGAATGCCGAACTTGCTGAGATAGAGGAGTCCCGAAAAGAGCTCAGGGAAGAGATGGATTCTGTTGTCTCTCAGAAAGAAGAGAAGACCGGACTTGCGGAATCCCTCGAGCAGGAGATCTCTGTACTTGAGGAGAAACTTGCAGGCTCCGAAGTTCCCGAACTCAACCGCCAGGCAGAGCAGCTTGACGAGGAACTGAGACGTCTTGACGGCAGGGTACGTGACATCGAATCCGATATCAACGCATTGAAGCTTGACAGGGACTACGCAAACTCGAAGATCGAGGAGAATCGTGAACTGATCAAAACCATGGATGAGAAGAAATCCACGCACAAGGGCCGTGTGAAGCAGTTAAATGAAAAGATCGAAGAGCTCGAGGGGGCACTTCTGGAGAAAAAGCAGCGTGAGAGCGAACTTGCAGAGGAGCTCAGGGAACTCCAGCAGGAGCGCACCCGTCTGCATGATGAACACCTTGCGGTCAAGAAGCAGTTCGACGATACTAAATCAAAATTCGAGGAAGCCAATCGTCAGAAACTTGCACTGGATGCCACAAAGGCCGCACTTGAGGAGCAGGTCGGAGAGCTTAGCGAAGAGCTCCAGAGACGTGGTATCGAGGAAAGTGAAGAGGTTCCGAATTATGAGACCGTGCGCACGAGGATAGCGTCCATTGAAAAGGCAATGGAGAAACTCGAGCCTGTGAATATGCGTGCTATTGACGAATACGCTGAAGTGGAACTCAGGCTTGAAGAGCTTGTCACAAGGCGTGACACACTTGCAACTGAAAGGGAACAGATCCTGGAAAGGATCACACAGTACGAGGAGCTCAAGAAAGATACCTTCATGGCCACGTTCGAGGGTATAAACGAACCTTTCAAGGAGATATTCAATGAACTCTCGGATGGTATCGGTGAGCTTGTTCTTGACAATTATGAAGATCCCTTTGCCGGGGGCCTGACCTTAAAGGCACAGCCAAAGGAGAAAACTCTGCAACGCCTTGAAGCAATGTCAGGAGGAGAGAAGAGCCTCACGGCACTTTCCTTTGTATTTGCCATACAGCAGTATCGTCCGGCTCCTTTCTATGCATTTGATGAGATTGACATGTTCCTTGATGGTGCCAATGCGGGAAGGGTTGCCCAGCGTGTGAAAACCGCTGTGAAGAACGCACAGTTCATTGTGGTCTCCCTGAGAAAGCCGATGATAGAGGCTGCAGAGAGGACAATAGGTGTCACCATGCAGGAAAACAATATTACAAGCATCACGGGAGTGAAATTACGTTGA